One region of Campylobacter concisus genomic DNA includes:
- the rplU gene encoding 50S ribosomal protein L21, which yields MSKYAIFKHGGKQYRVGEGEYLKLDHFSAEAKSTVEITEVLAVNDGEVKVGAPFVKGAKVVLEVVNEGKDKKVVIYKKRRRKDSKLKRGFRRQFTRVKVVSIVA from the coding sequence ATGTCAAAATACGCTATATTTAAGCATGGCGGTAAGCAATATCGTGTTGGCGAGGGCGAGTACCTTAAGCTAGATCACTTTAGTGCTGAAGCTAAATCAACCGTTGAGATTACAGAAGTTTTGGCTGTAAATGACGGCGAAGTAAAGGTAGGTGCGCCATTTGTGAAGGGTGCAAAAGTTGTTCTTGAGGTCGTAAATGAAGGCAAAGACAAAAAAGTAGTTATCTACAAAAAACGCAGACGTAAAGACTCAAAACTAAAACGCGGCTTTAGAAGACAATTTACACGTGTAAAAGTCGTAAGTATCGTAGCTTAA
- the rpmA gene encoding 50S ribosomal protein L27: MAHKKGQGSTQNNRDSIGRRLGVKKFGGEFVRAGNIIIRQRGTATHAGNNVGLGKDHTIFALVDGFVKFERLDKNRKKVSVYPAA, from the coding sequence ATGGCACACAAAAAAGGTCAAGGTTCAACCCAAAATAACCGTGATAGTATCGGACGCCGATTAGGTGTTAAGAAATTTGGTGGTGAGTTCGTTCGTGCTGGAAATATAATCATCCGCCAAAGAGGAACAGCAACTCACGCTGGAAATAACGTAGGTCTTGGCAAAGATCACACTATTTTTGCATTAGTTGATGGCTTTGTAAAATTTGAAAGACTTGATAAAAACAGAAAAAAAGTATCTGTTTATCCAGCTGCATAA
- a CDS encoding FoF1 ATP synthase subunit B', whose amino-acid sequence MLEIDVPLMLLTAIVFLVLIVILNSLLYKPMLKFIDDRNASIKNDEESTSKNASDLSVHEKEIEEIILNARTEANKIRQEALNLAKEESLKEVNAVKTSLEADYNEFLNALSSQKDNLKADLSAKLPELRAALNAKLSKI is encoded by the coding sequence ATGTTAGAAATAGATGTGCCATTGATGCTTTTAACGGCTATCGTTTTCTTGGTATTGATCGTTATTTTGAATTCCTTGCTTTATAAGCCAATGCTCAAATTTATAGATGACAGAAATGCCTCTATAAAAAATGATGAAGAGAGTACTAGTAAAAATGCAAGTGATCTAAGTGTTCATGAAAAAGAGATTGAAGAGATTATATTAAACGCAAGGACTGAGGCCAATAAAATAAGGCAAGAAGCCTTAAATTTGGCAAAAGAAGAGTCTTTAAAAGAAGTAAATGCCGTAAAAACTAGTTTAGAGGCTGATTACAATGAATTTTTAAATGCTCTAAGCTCTCAAAAAGATAACCTAAAGGCAGATCTATCAGCTAAACTACCTGAACTTAGAGCGGCTTTAAATGCCAAGCTCTCTAAAATTTAA
- the thiD gene encoding bifunctional hydroxymethylpyrimidine kinase/phosphomethylpyrimidine kinase codes for MKNALSIAGVDPSGGAGVLADIKVFIAHGVYAMGAITAVTAQNTKGIFGMQLVDTKLIEDQIKAIFDDIRVDVVKIGVVPSVEIIKSVAKTLREIKNLPPVVLDPVMSCKNGDIWLEGAAKDAIVEELFPLASVITPNIFEAREILKRELKGEGELKEACKDLLKFGTKSVYLKCGELDGKSLDIFYDGSEYEIFSDERIKTTATHGSGCSLSSAIASNLANGQSLKESVKNAHDYIFNAIKNAVIIGGGQNPVNHFYKFKV; via the coding sequence ATGAAAAATGCGCTAAGCATAGCAGGCGTTGATCCAAGTGGCGGAGCTGGAGTTTTAGCTGATATAAAGGTATTTATAGCACACGGCGTATATGCGATGGGAGCGATCACAGCGGTCACCGCTCAAAATACAAAGGGCATATTTGGTATGCAGTTAGTCGATACTAAGCTCATCGAGGACCAGATCAAGGCGATATTTGATGATATAAGAGTTGATGTGGTAAAAATAGGCGTTGTCCCAAGCGTTGAGATCATCAAAAGCGTCGCAAAAACGCTAAGAGAGATCAAAAATTTACCGCCAGTCGTGCTTGATCCTGTTATGAGCTGTAAAAATGGCGACATCTGGCTAGAGGGCGCTGCAAAAGACGCGATCGTGGAGGAGCTTTTCCCGCTTGCAAGCGTGATCACGCCAAATATCTTTGAAGCGCGCGAAATTTTAAAGCGTGAGCTAAAAGGCGAGGGTGAGCTAAAAGAGGCTTGCAAGGATCTTTTGAAATTTGGCACAAAGAGCGTCTATCTAAAATGTGGCGAGCTTGACGGCAAGTCGCTTGATATATTTTATGATGGCAGCGAGTATGAAATTTTTAGCGATGAGCGTATAAAAACGACCGCAACTCACGGCTCAGGCTGCTCGCTATCAAGCGCGATCGCTTCAAATTTAGCAAATGGCCAAAGCCTAAAAGAGAGCGTAAAAAATGCGCATGATTATATCTTTAACGCTATCAAAAACGCGGTCATCATCGGCGGTGGACAAAATCCGGTAAATCACTTCTATAAATTTAAGGTGTGA
- a CDS encoding ParB/RepB/Spo0J family partition protein, with protein MAKKGGLGRGLSAILEDVEQAYSKEIANLNDSEIVEEINIDEILPNPYQPRTHFDEEALKELSASIKRHGLIQPIIVIKKDDGYMLIAGERRYRATKMLGASKIKAIIADIKSQNLRELALIENIQRENLNPIELAKSYKELINEYKITQDGLANIIHKSRTQITNTMRLLLLSDYTQKLLQEDKLTQGHAKVIVGLSAEEEKMVVDTIIGQKLSVRDTEILVKKIKNKEEIKDKKPKISEEMSKKLSNLQEIFKNLKIKAKVKSSNLVLEFNNISQVEEFIARLK; from the coding sequence ATGGCTAAAAAAGGTGGATTAGGGCGCGGTCTTAGCGCGATACTTGAAGATGTAGAGCAGGCCTACAGTAAAGAGATCGCAAATTTAAACGACTCTGAGATAGTCGAAGAGATAAATATAGATGAAATTTTACCAAACCCATACCAGCCAAGAACGCATTTTGACGAAGAAGCCTTAAAGGAGCTAAGTGCTAGCATCAAAAGGCACGGACTGATCCAGCCAATAATTGTTATCAAAAAAGATGATGGTTATATGCTAATAGCCGGTGAGCGCAGATACCGCGCCACAAAGATGCTCGGAGCAAGCAAGATAAAGGCGATCATCGCTGATATCAAGTCTCAAAATTTAAGAGAGCTTGCACTTATTGAAAATATTCAACGTGAAAATTTAAACCCAATCGAACTTGCAAAGTCGTATAAAGAGCTCATAAATGAGTATAAGATCACACAAGACGGCTTGGCAAATATTATTCATAAAAGTAGAACACAAATAACAAATACGATGAGGCTTTTACTTCTTAGTGACTACACGCAAAAACTTTTACAAGAAGATAAGCTAACGCAAGGTCACGCTAAAGTCATAGTAGGACTTAGCGCCGAAGAAGAAAAGATGGTTGTTGATACGATAATTGGTCAAAAGCTAAGCGTTAGAGACACAGAAATTTTAGTAAAAAAGATAAAAAATAAGGAAGAGATAAAAGACAAAAAGCCAAAAATTTCTGAGGAAATGAGTAAAAAACTATCAAATTTACAAGAAATTTTTAAAAATTTAAAGATAAAAGCAAAAGTAAAATCTAGCAATCTAGTTTTAGAATTTAATAATATTTCACAGGTGGAAGAATTTATTGCTAGGCTAAAATAG
- the fmt gene encoding methionyl-tRNA formyltransferase → MNVVFMGTPDYAVRILRHLKEAGFNIKAVFTQPDKPVGRKQILTPSEVKIYAQNELAGVPVLTPNTLKDEAVVAELKAFEPKFIVVAAYGKILPQSVLDVATCINLHASILPKYRGASPIQSALLAGEKQTGVTAMLMDAGLDMGDMLDFAYTPCETKMSSELFSELGELGGELIVKVLKNFENLKPQKQDDAQATHCKKISKSDGLFSFDEDAGQIYNKFRALTPWPGLYLASGLKILSLELSDKSGKSGEILSIEKDHVVVACKGGAVKIYELQEPSKKPTNAKAYINGKRLSVGDELK, encoded by the coding sequence ATGAATGTAGTTTTTATGGGGACGCCTGATTATGCTGTTAGGATACTTAGGCATCTAAAAGAGGCTGGCTTTAATATAAAAGCAGTCTTTACTCAGCCTGATAAGCCGGTTGGTAGAAAGCAAATTTTAACTCCAAGCGAGGTAAAAATTTACGCGCAAAACGAGCTAGCAGGAGTGCCTGTCCTTACTCCAAATACACTAAAAGATGAGGCGGTTGTTGCCGAGCTAAAGGCATTTGAGCCTAAATTTATCGTGGTTGCCGCATACGGTAAAATTTTGCCGCAAAGCGTGCTTGACGTGGCGACTTGTATAAATTTACACGCCTCGATCCTGCCTAAATACCGCGGCGCAAGCCCCATTCAAAGCGCGCTACTAGCTGGCGAAAAGCAGACGGGCGTGACGGCGATGCTGATGGATGCGGGGCTTGACATGGGCGATATGCTTGATTTTGCCTACACGCCTTGCGAGACGAAGATGTCAAGCGAGCTTTTTAGTGAGCTTGGCGAGCTTGGCGGTGAGCTAATCGTAAAAGTGCTTAAAAATTTTGAAAATTTAAAGCCACAAAAGCAAGACGATGCGCAGGCCACGCACTGCAAAAAGATAAGCAAGAGCGACGGGCTTTTTAGCTTTGATGAAGATGCGGGGCAAATTTATAATAAATTTCGTGCGCTCACACCTTGGCCGGGGCTTTATTTGGCAAGTGGGCTAAAAATTTTATCGCTTGAGCTAAGCGATAAAAGTGGCAAAAGCGGAGAAATTTTAAGTATAGAAAAAGATCACGTTGTGGTTGCTTGCAAGGGTGGGGCAGTCAAAATTTATGAGCTTCAAGAGCCAAGCAAAAAGCCAACAAACGCAAAAGCATATATAAATGGTAAGCGCCTTAGCGTTGGCGATGAATTAAAATAA
- a CDS encoding F0F1 ATP synthase subunit B, translated as MKIKILFFLALPFLAYSSEHGGTNYDIVERTLNFLLFFAILVYFAAKPLKALYQSRIDRIANKLESIQEKLRESKAKKDDALKRVEEAKQNANALIETAKKEAVNLAAKVKKEAQNDIANIEKGYKEQKEFEERKMIKGVVNEILSDIFSSDSLKVDQKELVNIILKKVS; from the coding sequence ATGAAGATAAAAATTTTATTTTTTCTAGCACTTCCATTTCTAGCATACTCTAGCGAGCATGGTGGAACAAACTACGACATAGTCGAGAGAACGCTAAACTTCTTACTTTTCTTTGCTATTTTGGTCTATTTTGCTGCTAAGCCACTAAAAGCTCTTTATCAAAGCAGGATCGATAGGATCGCAAATAAGCTTGAGAGTATCCAAGAGAAGCTTCGTGAGTCAAAAGCTAAAAAAGATGACGCTCTAAAACGTGTAGAAGAGGCTAAGCAAAATGCAAATGCTCTAATCGAAACCGCAAAAAAAGAGGCTGTAAATTTAGCTGCTAAAGTTAAAAAAGAGGCTCAAAACGATATCGCAAATATCGAAAAAGGCTATAAAGAGCAAAAAGAATTTGAAGAGCGCAAGATGATAAAAGGCGTTGTAAATGAAATTTTGAGCGACATTTTCTCAAGCGATAGCCTAAAAGTCGATCAAAAAGAGCTTGTAAATATCATACTTAAAAAGGTTAGCTAA
- a CDS encoding GDP-mannose dehydrogenase, translating into MKKFFYIMLFYFSAYSCDPADPAYMFLDYNDIDRDGMLNLDEWTSCKVPSALKIAPDLCTSEEFKRLDLDRSGKVSINELGSLIFQKIDWQEDPCASWLTGSKNVDQNKSR; encoded by the coding sequence ATGAAGAAATTTTTTTACATTATGCTATTTTACTTTAGCGCATATAGCTGTGATCCAGCGGATCCGGCATATATGTTTTTGGATTACAATGACATAGATCGTGACGGCATGCTAAATTTAGATGAGTGGACGTCCTGCAAAGTGCCATCAGCGCTAAAAATAGCACCAGATCTATGCACTAGTGAGGAATTTAAGAGGCTGGATCTTGATCGTAGTGGCAAAGTTAGCATTAATGAGCTAGGAAGTTTGATATTTCAAAAGATTGACTGGCAAGAAGATCCATGTGCCTCTTGGCTGACTGGCAGTAAAAACGTAGATCAAAATAAAAGTCGTTGA
- a CDS encoding F0F1 ATP synthase subunit delta, with amino-acid sequence MNEVVAKKYVKAILSDVKSNELNAFVENLSELAAAFASDKFKSIISLPTLKASQKVEFVLSLVKNQDIKFANFIKLLGANKRLELIPAILDEMKIEQSLLENTYRGEVVGNFDLSAEQLKALEENFSKKFNSKIKLDGSKSDYNGVKVELDDLGVEVNFSIDRLKSQMSEYILKAI; translated from the coding sequence ATGAATGAAGTAGTAGCTAAAAAATACGTAAAAGCGATCTTAAGCGACGTAAAGTCCAATGAACTTAATGCATTTGTTGAAAATTTATCAGAGCTAGCTGCTGCTTTTGCTAGCGATAAATTTAAAAGCATTATAAGTTTGCCGACACTAAAGGCTTCACAAAAGGTTGAATTTGTACTATCTTTGGTTAAAAATCAAGATATTAAATTTGCAAATTTTATAAAGCTTCTTGGTGCAAACAAAAGGCTAGAGCTTATACCTGCGATACTAGATGAGATGAAGATAGAGCAATCTTTGCTTGAAAATACATATCGCGGCGAGGTTGTTGGAAATTTTGATCTAAGCGCTGAGCAGCTAAAAGCTTTGGAAGAGAATTTCTCTAAGAAATTTAACTCTAAGATTAAGCTTGATGGCTCAAAGAGCGATTACAACGGTGTAAAAGTTGAGTTAGATGATTTAGGTGTCGAGGTAAATTTCTCTATCGACAGACTAAAAAGTCAAATGAGTGAATATATATTAAAAGCAATTTAA
- a CDS encoding ParA family protein, producing the protein MSEIITIANQKGGVGKTTTAVNLAASLAVAEKKVLLIDIDPQANATTGLGFSRSDYEFNIYHVLTDRKKLSQIVLKTEIPTLFLAPSNIGLVGIEQEFNDQNKDYKLILKNKISEVVNDYDFIIIDSPPALGSITINALSASDSVIIPIQCEFYALEGLAQILNTVKIIKKTINPKLNIKGFLPTMFSSQNNLSKETIANLKQHFENKLFKSKDSKEEFVVVPRNVKLAESPSFGKPVILYDIKSPGSIAYQNLAYCILN; encoded by the coding sequence ATGAGCGAGATAATAACAATAGCTAATCAAAAAGGCGGCGTTGGCAAGACCACAACAGCCGTAAATTTAGCCGCATCACTGGCGGTTGCTGAGAAAAAAGTATTATTAATAGACATCGATCCACAGGCAAATGCGACAACCGGACTTGGCTTTAGTAGAAGTGACTATGAGTTTAATATCTATCACGTATTAACAGATAGAAAAAAGCTCTCGCAAATCGTGTTAAAAACTGAGATCCCAACACTTTTTTTAGCTCCATCAAATATCGGACTTGTCGGCATCGAGCAAGAATTTAACGATCAAAATAAGGACTATAAGCTAATCCTTAAAAATAAAATTTCAGAAGTTGTAAACGACTATGATTTTATTATCATTGATAGCCCTCCGGCACTTGGCAGCATCACGATAAATGCTCTTAGTGCAAGCGATAGCGTTATTATCCCGATTCAATGTGAATTTTATGCACTTGAGGGACTAGCGCAGATCCTAAATACAGTTAAGATCATCAAAAAAACGATAAATCCAAAGCTTAACATAAAGGGCTTTTTACCGACTATGTTTAGCTCGCAAAACAATCTCTCAAAAGAGACAATTGCAAATTTAAAGCAGCATTTTGAAAATAAGCTCTTTAAGAGTAAGGACAGCAAAGAGGAATTTGTGGTCGTTCCAAGAAATGTGAAACTTGCTGAAAGCCCAAGTTTCGGCAAGCCAGTGATACTTTATGATATAAAATCACCAGGCTCGATCGCGTATCAAAATTTGGCATATTGTATTTTAAACTAA
- the flhB gene encoding flagellar biosynthesis protein FlhB, protein MAGEDQEKTEEATPKKIEDAKKDGNVPKSQDLAGFVTLVIAIGVLLAMLNFMKEQIISLYIYYSKFIGQPLTLPTVKLIVVNTFARSLLMILPVCICVAIAGVIANVMQFGFIFTTKPIMPNFGKINPLKGLKNLFSMKKVIDSIKIVLKVSIVFGVGFYFFLQFIKELPHTLFFSMFDQLAWLKEKLIILVSVMLFILFVIGLIDLLIVRFQYFKDLRMSKQEIKDEYKQMEGDPQVKGRIRQAQMRAAKRRMMQNIPQADVVITNPTHYAVAIRYDKSRDEAPIILAKGVDFLALQIKKIAVENGVQIYENPPLARELYKICEVDDTIPAHLFRAVAEVLSFVYMSNKQKFKDKL, encoded by the coding sequence ATGGCAGGCGAAGATCAGGAAAAAACCGAAGAAGCGACCCCCAAAAAGATAGAAGATGCCAAAAAGGATGGTAACGTCCCCAAAAGTCAGGACCTAGCTGGGTTCGTGACCCTTGTTATCGCTATTGGTGTACTGCTTGCGATGCTAAATTTTATGAAAGAACAGATCATCTCACTTTATATCTACTACTCAAAATTTATCGGTCAGCCACTGACCTTACCGACAGTGAAACTAATCGTCGTAAATACCTTTGCAAGGTCGCTTCTTATGATACTTCCAGTTTGTATCTGTGTGGCGATCGCTGGTGTCATCGCAAATGTAATGCAGTTTGGATTTATCTTTACCACAAAGCCTATAATGCCAAATTTTGGCAAAATAAATCCACTAAAGGGACTAAAAAATTTATTCTCGATGAAAAAAGTGATAGATAGCATCAAAATCGTGCTAAAAGTTAGCATCGTCTTTGGAGTTGGATTTTATTTTTTCTTGCAGTTTATAAAGGAGCTACCGCACACGCTCTTTTTTTCTATGTTTGATCAGCTTGCTTGGCTAAAAGAAAAGCTCATCATTCTTGTTAGTGTCATGCTTTTTATACTTTTTGTGATCGGACTTATCGACCTTCTAATTGTGCGTTTTCAATATTTTAAAGACCTTCGTATGAGCAAGCAAGAGATAAAAGATGAGTATAAGCAAATGGAAGGAGATCCTCAGGTAAAAGGCAGAATTCGTCAAGCGCAAATGCGTGCAGCCAAGCGTCGAATGATGCAAAATATCCCACAAGCTGACGTAGTCATCACAAACCCTACTCACTACGCCGTGGCGATAAGATATGATAAAAGTCGCGACGAGGCGCCGATAATACTTGCCAAAGGTGTTGATTTTTTAGCACTGCAAATCAAAAAAATAGCCGTTGAAAATGGCGTGCAAATTTATGAAAACCCACCACTCGCAAGAGAGCTTTATAAAATTTGTGAAGTCGATGATACGATACCAGCACATCTTTTTAGAGCCGTGGCCGAAGTGCTAAGCTTCGTTTATATGAGCAATAAACAAAAATTTAAAGATAAGCTTTGA
- a CDS encoding anaerobic C4-dicarboxylate transporter, which yields MDFLMNLSEGMQFVIQLLIVLICLFYGAKKGGIALGMLGGIGLIVLVFGFNIEPGKPAIDVMLTILAVVVASATLQASGGLDVMLQIAETILRKNPKYVSILAPFVTCTLTILCGTGHVVYTVLPIVYDIAIKNGIRPERPMAASSIASQMGIIASPVSVAVVTLTSFLINAKTHLAGFDGYLDLLKITIPSTFCGVLAVGIFSWFRGKDLDKDEVFQTKLQDPEFKKYVYGDSATLLGKKLPGYQWAAMWIFLGSILVVALLGYFKDLRPSWTTYKDATVVQVIANLPTEQKVLKTLKIKDASIQTEAAELKVANDKLNANQKAQSVKIIGKDANQTLTRTADGAVTYINEKGAKEEFQGAYINISNKQASSKSLSMVHVIQIFMLLTGAIILIFTPTDASKIGKNEIFRSGMIALVAVFGISWMAETMFAVHTPMMKEALGSIVKEHPWTYAVMLLIISKFVNSQAAALVAFVPLALNIDVNPAIILAFAPACYGYYILPTYPSDLAAIQFDRSGTTHIGKFVINHSFIIPGLIGVISSCIFGYIFATAFGYL from the coding sequence GGCATGCAGTTTGTTATCCAGCTTCTCATCGTCCTTATCTGTTTGTTCTACGGAGCTAAAAAAGGCGGTATCGCGCTTGGTATGCTAGGCGGTATCGGTCTTATAGTCCTCGTTTTTGGATTTAATATCGAGCCTGGTAAGCCAGCTATTGATGTTATGCTAACTATCCTCGCTGTTGTTGTGGCAAGTGCTACGCTTCAAGCTAGTGGTGGTCTTGATGTTATGCTTCAAATAGCAGAAACTATACTTAGAAAAAATCCAAAGTATGTAAGTATCTTGGCTCCATTTGTAACATGTACGCTTACTATTTTATGCGGTACTGGACACGTTGTTTATACCGTGCTTCCTATCGTTTATGATATCGCTATCAAAAATGGTATCCGCCCAGAGCGACCAATGGCAGCAAGCTCAATAGCTTCACAAATGGGTATCATCGCTAGCCCAGTTTCAGTTGCTGTTGTAACTCTTACAAGCTTTCTTATTAATGCTAAAACTCACCTAGCTGGCTTTGATGGATATTTAGATCTTTTAAAGATTACAATTCCATCAACATTTTGCGGTGTTTTGGCGGTAGGAATTTTTAGCTGGTTTAGAGGCAAAGATCTTGATAAAGACGAAGTATTTCAAACAAAGCTTCAAGATCCTGAGTTTAAAAAATATGTTTATGGCGATAGTGCGACACTTTTAGGTAAAAAGCTTCCTGGCTATCAATGGGCTGCGATGTGGATATTTTTAGGCTCTATCCTTGTAGTTGCGCTTCTTGGATATTTTAAAGATCTTCGCCCAAGCTGGACTACTTACAAAGACGCAACAGTCGTTCAAGTAATAGCCAACCTTCCAACTGAGCAAAAAGTCTTAAAAACCTTAAAAATAAAAGATGCTAGCATCCAAACAGAGGCGGCTGAGCTAAAAGTAGCAAACGATAAGCTAAATGCTAATCAAAAAGCTCAATCAGTCAAAATCATCGGCAAAGATGCAAATCAAACTCTTACTCGTACGGCTGATGGCGCAGTAACATATATAAATGAAAAAGGCGCAAAAGAAGAATTTCAAGGTGCTTACATCAATATAAGCAACAAACAAGCATCTTCAAAAAGCCTAAGCATGGTTCATGTTATCCAAATTTTCATGCTTTTAACTGGTGCTATCATCTTAATCTTTACACCAACAGATGCTAGCAAGATCGGTAAAAACGAGATATTTAGATCAGGTATGATTGCTCTTGTTGCAGTTTTTGGTATCTCTTGGATGGCTGAGACTATGTTTGCAGTACACACTCCGATGATGAAGGAGGCGCTAGGAAGCATCGTAAAAGAGCACCCTTGGACTTATGCGGTTATGCTTTTGATTATCTCAAAATTTGTAAATTCTCAAGCTGCAGCCTTGGTTGCTTTTGTGCCATTAGCATTAAATATCGATGTTAATCCTGCTATCATTCTAGCTTTTGCGCCAGCTTGCTACGGATACTACATCCTGCCAACATATCCAAGCGACCTTGCGGCTATTCAGTTTGATAGAAGTGGTACGACACATATTGGTAAATTTGTTATCAATCACAGCTTTATCATTCCGGGTCTTATTGGTGTTATATCCTCTTGTATATTTGGCTATATTTTTGCAACTGCTTTTGGATATCTATAA
- a CDS encoding biotin--[acetyl-CoA-carboxylase] ligase: MKVEFFQSLPSTQEFLIEALKNGEIKPPHMVVAYNQTKGIGSRGNSWEGLGGNLFMSFCMSEDELPSDIPPPSISIYFSMLMREVLSELGSKCWLKWPNDFYVDERKIGGTLTNKVDEIYICGMGINLTSAPENAGILDIKTSVDELVWGFVSMLDKKILWKPIFSKFRIDFCKSKGFITHIANRAVSLQDAEICDDGAILLNGEKVYSLR, translated from the coding sequence TTGAAAGTAGAGTTTTTTCAAAGTCTGCCCTCGACACAGGAATTTTTGATAGAGGCCCTAAAAAACGGCGAGATAAAACCTCCACATATGGTTGTGGCGTATAATCAAACCAAAGGCATCGGCAGCCGCGGTAACAGCTGGGAGGGGCTTGGCGGAAATTTGTTTATGTCCTTTTGCATGAGCGAAGATGAGCTGCCAAGCGATATACCTCCGCCCTCGATCTCGATATATTTTTCTATGCTGATGCGCGAAGTTTTGAGCGAACTTGGCTCAAAGTGTTGGCTAAAATGGCCAAATGATTTTTACGTGGACGAGCGTAAAATAGGTGGCACTTTGACAAATAAAGTGGATGAAATTTACATCTGCGGTATGGGAATAAATTTAACAAGTGCGCCCGAGAATGCGGGCATTTTGGATATAAAAACTAGCGTAGATGAGCTAGTTTGGGGCTTTGTTAGTATGCTTGATAAAAAGATTTTATGGAAGCCAATTTTTAGCAAATTTAGGATAGACTTTTGCAAGTCAAAAGGTTTTATTACGCATATTGCAAATAGAGCTGTTTCGCTTCAGGATGCTGAAATTTGCGATGATGGAGCGATCTTACTAAATGGGGAAAAGGTATATTCTTTAAGATGA
- the obgE gene encoding GTPase ObgE — MFIDSARLTLSSGHGGAGAVSFRREKHVILGGPDGGDGGDGGDVYFVCDNNTHTLANYKGKRAMKAGNGEAGMGKRMTGKKGENLELIVPPGTAVYDAQTNELLCDIVSEGQKTLFLKGGKGGLGNFHFKSSINQAPEYAQKGMPEESIEVRLELKLIADVGLVGFPNVGKSTLISTVSNAKPQIANYEFTTLTPKLGLVEVDEFSGFVMADIPGIIEGASDGRGLGVKFLKHIERNKILLFMIDGANYRGMSEQFSVLKEEVAKFSSVLASRDYAIAITRVDAAENLDENIKEFMKFLKLKPEQNGKFIYKQDLLSFDHSKPYFILPISSATNENIDELKFALLELLKNEL, encoded by the coding sequence ATGTTTATAGATAGTGCAAGATTGACTCTAAGTTCGGGGCATGGTGGAGCTGGAGCTGTGAGTTTTCGCCGTGAAAAACACGTCATTTTAGGCGGTCCTGATGGCGGAGATGGCGGAGATGGCGGAGATGTTTATTTTGTTTGTGACAACAATACCCATACTTTAGCAAATTATAAGGGTAAAAGAGCCATGAAGGCTGGCAATGGTGAAGCTGGCATGGGCAAGCGAATGACCGGCAAAAAGGGCGAAAATTTAGAACTCATAGTCCCTCCTGGCACAGCTGTTTATGACGCACAGACAAATGAACTACTCTGTGATATAGTTAGCGAGGGTCAAAAGACGCTATTTTTAAAGGGCGGTAAAGGCGGACTCGGAAATTTCCACTTCAAAAGCTCTATCAATCAAGCTCCAGAATACGCACAAAAAGGCATGCCTGAAGAGAGCATTGAAGTAAGGCTCGAGTTAAAGCTCATTGCTGATGTTGGTTTGGTGGGCTTTCCAAATGTTGGTAAATCAACGCTTATTTCAACAGTATCAAATGCCAAACCACAGATCGCAAACTACGAATTTACGACGCTTACGCCAAAGCTTGGACTTGTCGAGGTCGATGAGTTTAGTGGCTTTGTCATGGCTGACATCCCTGGTATCATCGAAGGGGCGAGCGATGGACGCGGTTTAGGCGTTAAATTTCTAAAACATATCGAGCGAAATAAAATTTTACTTTTTATGATAGATGGAGCAAACTATAGAGGTATGAGCGAGCAGTTTAGTGTGCTGAAAGAAGAAGTCGCTAAATTTTCAAGCGTACTTGCTAGCAGGGACTATGCTATCGCTATCACCAGAGTCGATGCGGCGGAAAATTTAGATGAAAATATAAAAGAATTTATGAAATTTTTAAAGCTAAAGCCAGAGCAAAACGGTAAATTTATCTACAAACAAGATTTACTCAGCTTTGATCATTCAAAGCCATATTTTATTTTGCCGATCTCATCAGCGACAAATGAGAACATCGACGAGCTTAAATTTGCACTTCTTGAGCTACTTAAAAATGAGCTTTGA